Proteins encoded within one genomic window of Coleofasciculus sp. FACHB-T130:
- a CDS encoding BMP family protein: protein MSKKTICLVLTLFLVACGATGSKITPTPEAGKSGTFKVAMLFPGPINDKGWNQSGYEGLKLIEKELGAEVAYTASVPEADGEKLFRQYAQKSFDFLISHGDEYRDAAETVAKDFPRTKFALMSSYAGNNKNVGALAFRSGEVGYLTGVVAGLKTKTKKVAFIGGQAYPVMEEEAILFKRGVRATKLDSTVSIKWLNSWSDADKARKIAQEQVAAGTDVLVVDADRANIGVIKVAAQSKGVYVISWRHATNEIENQHKLAPKTIVTSVIQQVPMLMLEGATLVQQGRWEGKQYKFGLLEEVQDLAPFYGSLTPEQEAFVASVKQEIVTGKIDVSP from the coding sequence GCAAGATTACACCTACACCTGAGGCTGGAAAATCCGGGACTTTTAAAGTAGCAATGCTTTTTCCTGGCCCTATAAATGACAAAGGTTGGAATCAATCAGGTTACGAAGGGCTGAAATTGATTGAAAAAGAACTTGGGGCTGAGGTGGCTTATACTGCTAGCGTTCCTGAAGCTGATGGTGAGAAACTTTTTCGTCAATATGCCCAAAAAAGTTTTGATTTCCTCATCAGTCATGGTGATGAATATCGCGACGCCGCCGAAACAGTTGCCAAAGATTTTCCCCGCACTAAATTTGCCCTCATGAGCAGTTATGCCGGTAACAATAAAAACGTGGGTGCTTTGGCGTTTCGGAGTGGGGAAGTGGGTTATCTAACTGGGGTCGTTGCCGGACTCAAAACCAAAACTAAAAAAGTTGCCTTTATTGGCGGTCAAGCATATCCAGTGATGGAAGAAGAGGCTATCTTATTTAAACGGGGTGTCCGGGCAACGAAACTGGACAGTACAGTTTCTATCAAGTGGCTTAACAGTTGGTCAGATGCGGACAAAGCTAGAAAAATTGCCCAAGAGCAAGTAGCAGCAGGAACTGATGTTTTAGTCGTTGATGCCGATAGAGCCAATATAGGTGTTATTAAAGTAGCTGCCCAAAGTAAGGGCGTTTACGTTATCAGCTGGAGACATGCCACCAATGAGATTGAAAATCAGCACAAACTGGCTCCAAAGACGATTGTTACCAGCGTTATCCAGCAGGTGCCTATGTTAATGCTGGAGGGAGCAACTTTGGTACAACAGGGGCGATGGGAAGGCAAGCAATACAAGTTTGGGCTGCTAGAGGAAGTCCAAGATTTAGCTCCTTTTTATGGCTCGTTAACTCCAGAGCAAGAAGCTTTCGTCGCTTCTGTTAAGCAAGAGATCGTCACTGGCAAAATAGATGTTTCACCCTAG
- a CDS encoding DUF6193 family natural product biosynthesis protein, with the protein MEKYNRREFIVYGSATVCSLLLLSVSASSKPSQASTNPISTKISTNEYVENKWQELEQRWQEILQKHEQRWQYTEQTWENNQMPPIIRIRMVESHRSVYDLVHLIQTARKHSVLSQLYPYTSHYCLGFSRYTEPPFWYDCPAAVPTGKGQYEVLAPSNYQQIIAIVNDAPTAISLIVENLPRKYSNLYT; encoded by the coding sequence GTGGAAAAATACAATCGGCGGGAGTTTATTGTGTATGGCTCAGCCACCGTTTGCAGCCTCTTGCTACTGAGCGTTAGTGCTAGCAGCAAGCCTTCTCAAGCATCAACCAATCCTATTTCCACAAAAATATCAACGAATGAGTATGTTGAAAATAAATGGCAAGAACTCGAACAGCGGTGGCAAGAAATTTTGCAAAAACACGAGCAGCGGTGGCAATACACAGAGCAAACTTGGGAAAACAATCAAATGCCCCCTATCATCCGAATCCGCATGGTTGAGTCTCACCGTTCTGTGTACGATTTAGTTCATCTTATTCAAACTGCTAGAAAACACTCAGTGCTGAGTCAACTTTATCCGTATACCAGTCATTATTGTTTAGGTTTCAGCAGATATACGGAACCTCCTTTTTGGTATGATTGCCCTGCTGCTGTACCCACCGGAAAGGGGCAGTATGAAGTATTGGCTCCTAGTAATTATCAACAGATTATTGCAATCGTTAATGATGCACCAACAGCAATTAGCTTGATAGTTGAAAATTTACCGCGTAAATATTCTAATCTTTATACTTAA
- a CDS encoding PAS domain S-box protein codes for MVSDLNYLQALRACCRDEAAFEQLKLLLNLEEESVEEIVSQTQTQVDSDFQFPTVTHSWENLLPAEISPAQSDSTLEKVAANKLGIIFQLLNCDDSRWLLFAHSGCQEFLELASYSAYTDPPLLWNLIHPDDREAYEQSLVISAANLQPWIWEGRVITKSGNLKWMQTAARPILQGNNDIYWNGLLIDITERKTREEALLLSEEKFSIAFRYSPDAMSITTFNEGRYIDVNDSYLRLSNYKKEEVIGCTSLEINAWVNPEDRIRMQQMLREQGAIHNQEFEFRKKSGEVGIYLFSAEIVNINGESCLVSVRSDITESKAAEALVRATAERDRLLYEIALRIRRSLDLNEILNTTVEEVRQFLHADRVFISYFDEKGQGTTVAESVDPNFPSILGWVTENVAYKEVQQIFELDRIRVVNDTTKVEKSAFIAEYHNRYQVKAGIGVPIMLGDKLYGILIANQCSAPREWQQYEIDLLDQLGVQVAIAIQQSSLFQQVQTLNANLERQVEERTAQLQQKMQELQELNRIKDVVLHTVSHDLRTSVQGTIMVLNNLLGSPEEKVTIPRSLVERMIQGNERQLSMIQSLIETNTNENRGIVLQRELVQLNTLVPAILRDLQPMLAENQATIKNMMAANLPLVMVDPYQSQRVFENLFTYALKQNPPGLKLTLKAKVDKQMIRFTIEDNGRGMSQLECDRLFNLFVRDPQARCSTNIGLKLYLCRQIITAHGGEIGVTSRPNRGSTFWFTFPLATAES; via the coding sequence ATGGTTTCTGATTTAAATTATTTACAAGCTTTACGCGCTTGCTGTCGAGATGAAGCAGCTTTTGAACAGTTAAAGCTACTCCTGAATTTGGAGGAAGAAAGTGTTGAAGAAATAGTCAGCCAAACTCAAACACAAGTCGATTCAGATTTTCAGTTCCCAACTGTCACCCATTCCTGGGAAAATCTTTTACCCGCAGAAATTTCTCCGGCACAAAGTGACTCAACACTTGAAAAAGTGGCAGCAAATAAGCTGGGAATTATTTTTCAGCTTCTCAATTGTGATGATTCTCGCTGGTTACTATTTGCCCATTCCGGTTGCCAAGAATTCTTAGAATTAGCATCTTATTCAGCTTATACAGACCCACCTCTGCTATGGAACCTGATCCATCCAGACGATCGGGAAGCTTATGAACAATCATTAGTTATTTCGGCAGCGAATCTTCAACCTTGGATATGGGAAGGTCGTGTGATTACCAAATCGGGCAACCTCAAGTGGATGCAAACTGCGGCTCGACCTATTTTGCAAGGAAATAATGACATTTATTGGAATGGTTTACTGATAGATATTACCGAGCGTAAGACTCGCGAAGAGGCACTCTTGCTTTCGGAAGAAAAGTTTTCTATAGCGTTTCGTTATAGCCCTGATGCTATGAGTATTACAACCTTCAATGAGGGGCGTTATATTGATGTCAATGATAGCTATCTCCGCCTTAGTAATTATAAAAAAGAAGAAGTTATTGGTTGTACCTCACTTGAAATCAATGCCTGGGTGAATCCAGAAGATCGCATTAGGATGCAACAGATGTTGCGGGAACAGGGAGCGATTCACAACCAGGAATTTGAGTTTCGCAAGAAGTCTGGCGAGGTAGGAATCTATTTATTTTCAGCAGAAATTGTCAACATTAATGGCGAATCATGCTTAGTTTCTGTAAGGAGTGATATTACTGAGAGCAAAGCTGCTGAAGCTTTGGTTCGCGCCACCGCAGAACGCGATCGCTTGCTCTACGAGATTGCCTTGCGGATTAGGCGATCGCTCGATTTGAATGAAATTCTCAACACCACAGTTGAAGAAGTTAGGCAGTTTTTGCACGCGGATCGCGTGTTTATTAGTTACTTTGATGAAAAGGGGCAAGGTACAACCGTTGCAGAGTCAGTAGATCCTAATTTTCCGTCAATTTTAGGTTGGGTTACGGAGAACGTTGCTTACAAAGAAGTTCAACAAATATTTGAACTCGATCGCATCCGAGTTGTCAACGATACAACAAAAGTAGAAAAATCTGCATTTATCGCTGAATACCACAATCGATATCAAGTCAAAGCTGGCATCGGTGTCCCAATCATGCTAGGAGACAAACTTTATGGCATCTTAATTGCCAATCAATGCTCTGCACCACGGGAGTGGCAGCAGTATGAAATTGACTTGCTCGATCAACTGGGAGTACAGGTAGCGATCGCAATTCAGCAATCTTCTCTCTTCCAACAAGTACAAACGCTAAATGCTAATCTAGAACGCCAAGTAGAAGAACGTACCGCTCAGCTACAGCAGAAAATGCAGGAACTGCAAGAGCTGAACCGGATTAAAGACGTTGTTTTACATACAGTTTCTCACGATCTCCGCACCTCGGTTCAGGGCACTATCATGGTGTTAAATAATCTGCTCGGATCGCCAGAAGAAAAAGTGACCATTCCTCGCTCTCTTGTAGAGCGAATGATCCAAGGCAACGAACGCCAACTGAGCATGATTCAGTCATTAATCGAAACCAATACTAACGAAAATAGAGGGATTGTTCTTCAGCGAGAGTTAGTTCAATTAAATACATTGGTTCCGGCGATTCTCCGAGACTTGCAACCCATGCTGGCGGAAAATCAAGCAACTATCAAAAATATGATGGCGGCAAATTTACCGTTAGTCATGGTCGATCCGTATCAGAGTCAGCGGGTTTTTGAAAACCTATTCACCTATGCTTTAAAACAAAATCCACCTGGATTGAAATTGACTCTAAAAGCTAAAGTTGATAAGCAGATGATTCGCTTTACCATAGAGGATAATGGTAGAGGAATGAGTCAGCTTGAGTGCGATCGCTTATTCAATCTCTTTGTCCGCGATCCTCAAGCTCGCTGCTCGACTAACATCGGGTTAAAATTGTATCTCTGTCGGCAAATTATTACCGCTCACGGCGGAGAAATTGGAGTGACAAGTCGCCCGAATCGCGGCTCTACTTTCTGGTTTACCTTCCCTTTGGCAACAGCGGAAAGTTAA
- a CDS encoding PAS domain S-box protein → MNKRNRNSASHQANTGINLPLSWLSSIANQLRYGLVLLVISTLLLTSGILIYLSFQAQLQQVEIAQQERSHAAAGEINAYLDDLQRKLSYLARVQGLTDLSPEIQDRFLEALTRHNSAYETVAIFNNKGNIVSSSSPYGKAIFYQEEASTSFLQAFRQQEDFVSPVRIDPKTHLQTVILAVPIRNQQDEINGVLMAWINLKFLWNVLSHTKVGKTGYAYAIDSRNYLIAEKEKSPESFNLKDLSHYPFIQKLTKLNGAKRLTTYQGLRGVEVVGAISTIRTGRWKVVVELPTVEAYAPVRKMLLVMGIALSVAMLVAIELGWFFSRQIVLPLQRLTKAAAQISGGNLDTEVTVRQGNELGVLATTFNEMTSQLRGLIKDLRKERNFVSAILDTAGALVVVLDCQGRIIRFNRACERTTQYSFEEVKNKYFWDLFIIPEELEPVKTIFKALQSGEFPKTNENYWVTKHGSRRPIAWSNTVLVDADSSVNYIISIGIDITERKRVEEALTRSEELYRTLARNFPNGAVFLFDQDLRYTIAEGAGLAAIGLSKELLEGKMLWETLPRETCELLEPTYRAALAGKGTVIEVPYNNSSDSDRAASRIYLLHALPVKNEGGEIFAAMVMTQDITDWKQAEEKLRQERDFNTTIVQTSPAFFVAINPDGTVRMMNDAMLHALGYTFEEVLGTDYLSTFIPQSDRAIVSEVFEHVIQLQQLPQRHNYVLTKQGEKLLVEWHGKSVAKENGELDFFFGLGIDITERQRAEEALLLSAERDRLSGAMALRIRQSLDIQQILDTTVIEVRNFLLADRVFISRIYSNFEVVAESVAPPWRPVLGWSPTDEEHMQQIRAMFENKSIHVVKDTSQIELSSAISQDFSNYHIKAYLAVPILLNDEPWGILMVDQCTTPRDWKQLEIDLLSSLSTQVTIAIQQAKLYQQVQDLNASLERQVETRTAQLIQKMEELKELNELKDEFLHAVSHDLRTPIMGMSLVVNNLLNKPGDTIPIPRSILERMIQSSDRQLGLINSLLEAHSSEVRGVVLQYEFVELSTLIQAIAEDLEPLLSKHQASLINRVPDDLPGVTADPLQLRRVFENLLTNALNHNPPGLRITLEATIEEEMIHCTVADNGIGMTPEACDRLFDRYVRGNRARSAGIGLGLYLCRQIITAHGGQIGAISAPRTGATFWFTLPLATSPEAEKAG, encoded by the coding sequence ATGAACAAAAGAAATCGCAACAGTGCTTCGCATCAAGCTAATACAGGTATAAATTTACCTTTATCTTGGCTTTCTTCAATTGCAAATCAGCTGAGATACGGTCTGGTCTTGCTAGTCATTTCAACACTATTGCTCACTTCGGGAATTTTAATCTATCTAAGCTTTCAAGCTCAATTGCAACAAGTAGAAATTGCCCAACAAGAGCGCAGTCATGCGGCTGCTGGGGAAATCAATGCTTACTTGGATGACTTGCAGCGGAAACTAAGCTATTTAGCGAGAGTGCAAGGATTGACCGATCTTTCGCCTGAGATTCAAGATAGATTTCTGGAAGCGTTAACCCGCCACAATAGTGCTTATGAAACAGTGGCAATTTTTAATAATAAGGGTAATATTGTTTCTTCCTCTTCTCCTTATGGTAAAGCAATTTTCTATCAAGAAGAAGCTTCTACATCATTTTTACAAGCTTTTAGACAACAGGAAGATTTTGTCAGCCCCGTTAGAATTGACCCTAAGACTCACTTGCAGACGGTCATCTTAGCCGTGCCCATTCGCAATCAACAGGATGAAATTAATGGCGTTTTAATGGCTTGGATCAATTTAAAGTTTCTCTGGAATGTTCTCTCTCACACCAAAGTAGGGAAGACGGGTTATGCTTATGCGATCGATAGCCGCAATTATTTAATTGCCGAAAAAGAAAAATCCCCTGAAAGTTTTAATCTGAAAGACCTCTCACACTACCCATTCATCCAAAAATTAACTAAATTAAATGGTGCAAAACGGCTGACTACTTATCAAGGTTTGCGAGGTGTTGAGGTTGTGGGAGCCATTTCTACCATCCGGACTGGGCGCTGGAAGGTGGTGGTAGAACTACCCACCGTTGAAGCCTACGCTCCGGTGCGAAAAATGCTTTTGGTGATGGGGATAGCATTGAGCGTGGCGATGCTAGTGGCAATTGAGCTGGGTTGGTTCTTCTCCCGGCAAATTGTATTACCTTTGCAGCGTTTAACAAAAGCCGCAGCCCAAATTAGTGGGGGAAATCTAGATACGGAAGTCACAGTTAGACAAGGCAATGAATTGGGGGTATTAGCGACCACTTTTAATGAAATGACGTCTCAATTGCGGGGACTCATTAAAGATTTGAGGAAGGAGCGAAATTTTGTTTCTGCCATCCTTGATACGGCTGGTGCTTTAGTGGTAGTTCTCGATTGCCAAGGACGAATCATCCGTTTTAATCGAGCTTGCGAGAGAACAACTCAATATTCATTTGAAGAAGTCAAGAACAAGTATTTCTGGGATTTATTTATAATTCCGGAGGAATTGGAACCCGTCAAAACTATCTTTAAAGCTCTTCAATCAGGGGAATTTCCTAAGACTAATGAAAACTACTGGGTAACGAAACATGGAAGCCGAAGACCGATTGCTTGGTCGAATACGGTTCTCGTCGATGCGGATAGCTCAGTTAATTACATTATCAGTATTGGGATAGATATCACCGAACGAAAACGAGTGGAAGAAGCTCTGACGCGAAGTGAGGAATTATACCGCACGCTTGCAAGAAACTTTCCGAACGGCGCAGTTTTCTTATTCGATCAAGACCTCCGTTACACGATTGCTGAAGGTGCAGGATTAGCGGCTATTGGTCTTTCTAAAGAGTTGTTAGAAGGAAAGATGCTTTGGGAGACATTACCTCGTGAAACTTGTGAATTGTTAGAGCCGACTTATCGGGCGGCGCTGGCAGGAAAAGGCACTGTTATTGAAGTTCCTTACAATAATTCGTCTGATAGCGATCGCGCTGCTTCCCGGATCTATCTTTTGCACGCACTTCCCGTCAAAAATGAGGGCGGAGAAATTTTTGCGGCAATGGTGATGACGCAAGACATTACCGATTGGAAGCAAGCAGAGGAGAAACTACGCCAAGAAAGAGACTTTAACACCACGATTGTCCAAACTTCTCCAGCTTTTTTTGTGGCTATCAATCCGGATGGCACCGTCAGGATGATGAATGACGCAATGCTTCACGCTCTTGGTTATACCTTTGAGGAGGTTTTAGGAACTGATTATCTTTCAACTTTTATTCCCCAAAGCGATCGCGCAATCGTTTCTGAAGTCTTTGAGCATGTCATCCAACTACAGCAACTGCCTCAAAGGCACAACTACGTGCTTACCAAACAAGGCGAAAAACTGCTAGTAGAATGGCACGGAAAGTCGGTTGCGAAAGAAAATGGGGAACTTGACTTTTTCTTTGGGTTAGGAATTGATATTACCGAGCGCCAGCGTGCAGAAGAGGCGCTGTTACTCTCGGCGGAGCGCGATCGCTTGTCGGGCGCGATGGCACTCCGGATTCGACAATCACTCGATATTCAGCAAATTCTAGATACTACTGTGATAGAAGTCCGGAATTTTCTGTTAGCAGATCGGGTTTTTATCAGTCGTATTTATAGCAATTTTGAGGTGGTTGCGGAATCGGTCGCTCCCCCTTGGCGACCTGTTTTGGGATGGAGTCCCACAGATGAAGAACATATGCAACAAATCAGAGCGATGTTTGAGAATAAAAGCATCCACGTTGTCAAAGATACTTCTCAAATAGAGCTTTCTTCAGCGATTTCTCAAGATTTTTCCAATTATCATATCAAAGCTTATCTGGCTGTACCGATTCTTCTGAATGACGAGCCGTGGGGAATCCTGATGGTCGATCAATGTACAACCCCGCGTGACTGGAAACAATTGGAAATTGATTTGCTTTCATCGCTGTCAACTCAAGTGACGATCGCCATTCAGCAAGCAAAACTCTATCAACAAGTACAGGATCTCAATGCTAGTTTGGAACGTCAAGTTGAGACGCGCACTGCCCAACTTATTCAAAAAATGGAGGAACTCAAAGAGCTGAACGAACTCAAAGATGAGTTTCTTCATGCAGTTTCTCACGATCTTCGCACCCCGATTATGGGAATGTCCTTGGTAGTGAATAACTTGTTGAATAAGCCAGGAGACACGATTCCCATTCCTCGCTCAATTTTAGAGCGGATGATCCAGAGTAGCGATCGCCAACTGGGTTTAATCAACTCCCTCCTCGAAGCGCATTCCAGCGAAGTTCGCGGCGTTGTCCTCCAATATGAGTTTGTAGAATTGAGTACGTTGATTCAAGCGATCGCAGAAGACTTAGAACCGCTGCTATCAAAACATCAAGCGTCGCTGATAAATCGAGTTCCCGACGATTTACCGGGCGTGACAGCCGATCCATTGCAGCTAAGACGAGTTTTTGAAAATCTGCTGACTAATGCTCTGAACCATAACCCACCCGGACTTCGCATCACCTTGGAAGCCACCATAGAAGAAGAGATGATTCATTGCACCGTTGCTGATAACGGGATCGGGATGACTCCAGAAGCGTGCGATCGTCTTTTCGATCGTTATGTTCGAGGAAACCGCGCCCGTTCTGCTGGCATCGGTCTAGGGTTATATCTTTGTCGGCAAATCATCACTGCTCATGGGGGACAAATTGGTGCCATTAGCGCCCCCAGAACTGGAGCAACTTTCTGGTTCACATTACCTTTAGCAACCTCACCAGAGGCAGAAAAAGCTGGTTAG
- a CDS encoding DUF4139 domain-containing protein, with protein sequence MAMQELASRIDAVKVYAAGATVTRIAELHLNVGELPEHVEIPGLPLALDDSSVRVRVESVETQNPSPIASDVRIGLAVPPPQETQNPPPEEELRAATAEVQRIQDAIALIEKEIGVLSNLKVPDRPNAQPGTAPPPSPMNARLALANFSDEQIRARIQEKRENLEKLRLAQEYLADLQQKQAIASTARNARPNELRKTVIVRLSYEEFTPPTSLLPGEGQNSPPSLVEKGELGFSRLVIEYFVPGARWTPTYVCRLNSAESSASIAVRALICQRTGEDWSGVRLELSTAEPMGWCALPELPSLRLGRVQPAMRKSGWRRPPIGAEILFEDYDSQRPTALAAVSSPSAIANFLDNAPSVPPLPDLTAQDRSEMYASYGMAMPAAAPCADYIEESLAPQVESPSLGDRLAAHKALKRAAAAPPAAPESLQRRRRQNLEDTTDENSVTDLLAYGLMRMGAADDRAKRGKLSIEQQQEIYLEILQRQKVTVTFNVMQVVQQAFDNAQKCLWMMLPPGGIHVRDVAGSFDYAYSADGRIDVPSDGQFHSVALTSNSTDVDLRYIVVPREDTNVFRIAQLRNPLQAPLLAGPADVYVDGEYILSTNIATVPPKAQMELGLGVEQAIKVARNTVYEEVRSGETIVSFNELRHKIKIDINNYLPRIAKIEVRERLPIPQEGAKVDIHCDRVSPPWEKYEQQERNSPIKGGYRWQVEVPAKEKITLSVDYIIKTFVDSELIGGNRRES encoded by the coding sequence ATGGCAATGCAAGAACTGGCTTCTCGGATTGACGCAGTTAAAGTCTACGCTGCCGGTGCCACCGTGACTCGGATTGCTGAGTTACATCTGAACGTTGGGGAACTGCCAGAACACGTTGAGATACCGGGATTGCCTCTGGCGCTAGATGATAGCAGTGTCCGAGTGAGGGTTGAATCTGTAGAGACGCAAAACCCGTCCCCGATTGCCTCAGATGTTCGCATTGGTTTAGCCGTTCCCCCGCCGCAAGAGACACAGAACCCACCCCCGGAGGAGGAACTGCGTGCAGCGACGGCTGAGGTACAACGCATTCAGGACGCGATCGCCCTCATCGAAAAAGAAATTGGCGTCCTCAGTAATCTAAAAGTACCCGATCGCCCCAACGCTCAACCTGGGACAGCACCGCCGCCTTCGCCAATGAACGCTAGACTTGCCTTGGCAAACTTCAGCGACGAACAAATCCGCGCCCGAATCCAGGAAAAGCGGGAAAATTTGGAAAAATTGCGTCTAGCTCAGGAATATCTTGCCGATTTGCAACAAAAGCAGGCGATCGCTTCCACCGCCAGAAATGCTAGACCTAATGAGCTTCGCAAGACGGTAATTGTCCGTTTGAGTTACGAAGAGTTTACTCCCCCTACCTCTCTTCTACCAGGAGAAGGGCAAAATTCCCCTCCTTCCCTTGTAGAAAAGGGGGAATTAGGTTTTTCACGCTTAGTTATCGAATATTTCGTCCCCGGTGCGCGTTGGACACCGACCTATGTTTGCCGTCTAAATAGTGCGGAATCTAGTGCCAGCATTGCCGTCAGGGCGTTGATTTGTCAGCGCACAGGTGAAGATTGGTCAGGGGTAAGATTGGAACTTTCTACAGCCGAACCGATGGGTTGGTGTGCGCTACCGGAATTGCCCTCGCTGCGGCTAGGACGAGTGCAACCAGCGATGAGAAAATCAGGCTGGCGTCGTCCCCCAATCGGTGCAGAGATTCTTTTTGAGGACTACGATAGCCAGAGACCGACAGCTTTAGCCGCTGTGTCGTCACCAAGCGCGATCGCGAATTTCTTAGACAACGCTCCTTCAGTTCCACCCTTACCCGATCTGACGGCGCAGGATCGCTCTGAAATGTACGCTAGTTATGGGATGGCTATGCCAGCAGCAGCGCCTTGTGCAGACTATATAGAGGAATCACTGGCACCGCAAGTAGAATCCCCTTCCCTAGGAGACCGACTAGCGGCTCACAAAGCACTGAAACGGGCGGCAGCTGCCCCACCAGCAGCACCGGAATCTCTCCAGCGTCGAAGGAGGCAGAACCTGGAGGATACTACAGATGAGAATTCTGTAACCGATTTACTGGCATACGGTCTCATGCGAATGGGCGCAGCAGATGACCGAGCAAAGCGGGGTAAATTGTCGATAGAACAACAGCAGGAAATATATTTAGAAATCCTTCAACGTCAGAAAGTTACGGTTACGTTTAATGTCATGCAGGTCGTGCAACAGGCTTTTGATAACGCCCAAAAATGCCTCTGGATGATGCTTCCTCCCGGTGGTATCCATGTGCGAGACGTTGCAGGTTCCTTCGACTATGCCTATAGCGCTGATGGACGAATTGATGTCCCCTCAGACGGGCAATTTCACTCTGTCGCCCTAACTAGCAACAGTACAGACGTAGATTTGCGCTACATCGTCGTTCCCCGCGAAGATACTAACGTCTTCAGAATTGCCCAACTCCGCAACCCCCTACAAGCACCGCTACTCGCTGGCCCTGCGGATGTCTACGTCGATGGCGAATACATCTTATCTACAAATATTGCCACAGTTCCACCAAAAGCACAGATGGAATTAGGGCTAGGAGTGGAACAAGCCATCAAAGTTGCTCGAAACACCGTTTATGAAGAAGTTCGTTCTGGCGAAACCATCGTCTCTTTCAACGAACTGCGCCACAAAATTAAAATCGATATTAACAACTATCTACCAAGAATTGCCAAGATTGAAGTACGAGAAAGACTCCCCATTCCCCAAGAAGGAGCAAAAGTAGATATCCATTGCGATCGCGTCTCGCCACCTTGGGAAAAATACGAACAACAAGAACGTAACTCACCCATCAAAGGCGGCTATCGCTGGCAAGTCGAAGTCCCCGCAAAAGAGAAAATTACCTTATCAGTTGATTACATCATTAAAACTTTTGTGGACAGTGAATTGATTGGGGGAAATCGGCGGGAGTCGTAA